The stretch of DNA CAGACTGGGGAGATACAGTGGGAAACGGGCTAGATTTAGATGGATGTATGGTGGTGTCGGGACTCGGTGTTTCACTCAGATGTGTCTCAGGTCTTCCACTCTTCACCTCCCTCTGTCGAACTGTGGCTTGCCAAGCTTGTGATGCGATTGGTATCAGATAGCGAACTTTTACACAGAACAAGATGCTCAAATTGACCGTGTCGTCGACTTGAGATCGTTTTCAGCTACAACTGGACTTGTTGATAAGaccttgttggtggagacaTCGAAAGAGGAAGTACAAGTGTGGTGTCTTGTgctcgtacagtatgtaggtatgtactgtacgcaTAGAATGGTGGTTCCCTGCTGcattggtcacgtgacggcATTCACGACAACATTTGCTTTTTGATTGATTTCCATGTGTTTTaatttgtttttgtgaTCTCCgagttgtttttttaattttcatatttattttcatttatttatttatgtATTTAATATATACTTTTTAATTATTTTAAACTCCTCACTAAACCGTCGATTGCACAATATTAACCTTCATTACACCTGCAGCGTGGTTTTTGTGGTCGTTAGCCGAAGTCTTCCAACGTGGGTATAAGTAGGAACAATTGCGCCGATTTTTTGAGCCGTCTAAATCTCTCGACTCAATTGATCTGCCGTCGAAAATCCGGCTCTCTAGCTCCTTTTCCCCGTCCGCTGGAGCTCCTCTTCATTGTGCCGTTTTTCCAACATTTAACTTTGccacccaccaccacccccacTACCATCACCCACTCGGTCTCTGTTCGTGTCACCACGACTTTGTCTTCTCACACATACTCTGTTTGTGCACCACACATTGCGAAATGTCCATCGGAAAGCTCTATCTCGCCCCCTACGCCCGCTGCAACGCGCTCTACGGCCTCGTCAACCACTACAAGCTGGACGTGGAGATTTCCGGCGCGgacgaggagtttgagaagaagTTCCCACTCAAAAAGTACCCGTCGCTGGTGCTGGCAGACGGCACTGCGGTCCACGAGTTCTTTGCGGTGGCTTTCTATCTGCTGACATTTGTCAAGGACGAGTCCATCAAGCCCAAGAATGACCTGGAGCACGCGCAGTTCTTCCAGTGGGTGTCGTTTGCCAACTCGGAGCTTGTGGCACTGCTGTTCAAGTCGTTTGGCGGCCTGGTGGGCCGAGCCCCTtacaacaagaagctcattgaCGAGTCgcagaaggagctcaacaagcagaTTGAGCTGACGTTCGAGCCCCATCTCACCAAACACACCTATCTGGTGGGAGACCGGCTCACCTTTGCCGACTACGCCGTGGCAGGCCTCATTTTCCGAGGCTTCGAGCTGCTGTTCGACAAGGAGTGGCGAAAGACCCACCCCGCCATCTCTCGATGGTACAAGACGGTGGTTTCCCAGCCCTTCTACGACGGCGTCAAGctcaccatcaccgaccaGAAGGTCCAGTACGTTCCCAAGAAGGATTAggggttggtggagtg from Yarrowia lipolytica chromosome 1D, complete sequence encodes:
- a CDS encoding uncharacterized protein (Compare to YALI0D16467g, weakly similar to uniprot|P29547 Saccharomyces cerevisiae YPL048w CAM1 translation elongation factor eEF1 gamma), producing MSIGKLYLAPYARCNALYGLVNHYKLDVEISGADEEFEKKFPLKKYPSLVLADGTAVHEFFAVAFYLLTFVKDESIKPKNDLEHAQFFQWVSFANSELVALLFKSFGGLVGRAPYNKKLIDESQKELNKQIELTFEPHLTKHTYLVGDRLTFADYAVAGLIFRGFELLFDKEWRKTHPAISRWYKTVVSQPFYDGVKLTITDQKVQYVPKKD